A stretch of Hydractinia symbiolongicarpus strain clone_291-10 chromosome 9, HSymV2.1, whole genome shotgun sequence DNA encodes these proteins:
- the LOC130657762 gene encoding histone H2A-beta, sperm produces the protein MSGRGKGGKAKAKAKTRSSRAGLQFPVGRVHRFLRRGHYANRIGSGAPVYLAAVLEYLSAEILELAGNAARDNKKARIIPRHLQLAVRNDEELNKLLSGVTIAAGGVLPNIQAVLTTPLVSS, from the coding sequence atgtctggacgtggaaaaggtggaaaagctaaggctaaagccaagacaagatcctcaagagctggacttcaatttccagtcggtagagtgcatagattccttcgtagagggcactatgctaaccgaattggatctggagcaccagtttacttagcagccgtcttggaatatttatctgctgagatattggagttggctggtaacgcagcaagagacaacaaaaaagctaggattattccaagacatttacaattggctgttcgtaatgatgaagaattaaacaaacttttgagcggtgtaaccattgcagctggtggtgttttgccaaacattcaagctgtccttac